In Planifilum fimeticola, one DNA window encodes the following:
- the ftsA gene encoding cell division protein FtsA, translated as MRGDYIATLDIGSSNVRVIVAEIENGKSHIAGIGSAISRGMKKGAIIDIDHTVESIQEAVDKAEQMVGIDISDVYVGISGDHISLQPSHGVVAVSSESREIGSHDIERVLEASRMTALPPERAIIEVVPKQFIVDGLRGIRDPSRMIGVRLEVDAILVTGTKTIIHNVLRCVERASLTVAGIVLLPLAAGEYCLSPDEKNLGVVFADIGGGTTSLAIFEQGHLAATAVVPIGGEYITNDIAIGLRTQKETAEQLKRKYGVASVEHASSDVTFPVSSIGNREKTISQVDLAHIIEPRVEEIFHLIRQRVESLGFSGEPAGGYVLTGGAVSIPHMLTVAHQSLGPAVRIATPTEAGVKDPSFTGGVGMVHYLLRGPLNRQVSSSSEKPTRQKSQRGPSPLERMKKWLSEFI; from the coding sequence TTGCGCGGAGATTACATCGCCACATTAGATATCGGATCATCCAATGTACGAGTGATCGTGGCCGAAATTGAAAACGGAAAATCGCACATTGCCGGAATCGGTTCGGCAATCTCCAGGGGGATGAAGAAGGGAGCGATCATCGACATCGACCATACCGTCGAGTCCATCCAGGAAGCGGTGGACAAGGCGGAGCAAATGGTTGGGATAGACATCTCCGACGTGTACGTGGGGATTTCCGGGGATCATATCTCTCTGCAGCCCAGTCATGGAGTTGTCGCCGTTTCCAGCGAAAGCCGAGAGATCGGAAGTCACGACATCGAACGGGTCCTTGAGGCCTCGCGCATGACTGCGTTGCCGCCGGAGCGGGCCATCATCGAAGTGGTCCCGAAGCAGTTCATCGTCGACGGCCTCAGGGGAATTCGGGATCCCTCCCGCATGATCGGCGTTCGTCTCGAAGTGGATGCCATCCTCGTCACGGGCACCAAGACCATCATTCACAACGTCTTGCGTTGTGTGGAACGAGCCTCCCTCACAGTTGCAGGAATAGTCCTGCTTCCCCTTGCAGCCGGCGAATATTGCCTTTCTCCCGACGAGAAGAACCTGGGTGTCGTCTTTGCGGATATCGGAGGTGGAACGACCTCGCTCGCCATTTTTGAGCAGGGTCATTTGGCCGCAACCGCCGTGGTTCCGATTGGGGGGGAGTACATAACAAACGACATCGCCATTGGACTTCGTACCCAGAAGGAGACGGCGGAGCAGTTAAAAAGGAAATACGGGGTTGCGTCCGTCGAACACGCTTCAAGCGATGTGACATTTCCGGTTTCGTCCATCGGCAACCGGGAAAAGACAATAAGCCAAGTCGATTTGGCTCACATCATCGAACCGCGGGTGGAAGAGATCTTTCATCTGATTCGTCAAAGGGTCGAATCTCTCGGGTTTTCCGGTGAACCAGCCGGTGGTTATGTGTTGACGGGTGGGGCGGTGTCGATTCCCCACATGTTGACGGTGGCACATCAGTCCCTTGGACCGGCGGTCCGCATCGCCACCCCGACGGAAGCGGGTGTCAAGGATCCCTCATTCACGGGAGGGGTGGGCATGGTCCATTATCTTCTCAGGGGACCGCTGAACCGGCAGGTTTCTTCCAGTTCGGAAAAACCCACCCGGCAGAAGAGTCAGCGGGGTCCCTCACCCCTGGAACGGATGAAGAAATGGTTGAGCGAGTTCATCTGA
- a CDS encoding cell division protein FtsQ/DivIB, whose protein sequence is MDDRVPPYRELPGQNPPPSRWAVPFTLLFFTSLLIAFFLHSPLGKVETIVIEGNRLLSKQEILDEIRLKKGASFFRWNARRAEQVLEDMPEIDDATVDKSFPGTIRIRIRESRQVALWKQEDKLVPVLANGRFLTKRPWGERPPSVPVLSDWGSKMEEGAALARELGLLPRNRLEEISEIRPGVDPVYRDVVRVHTRWGHEVRLRIKEFHKKMELYSDFRHHPPGTLYLIDSIRFVPERRGGE, encoded by the coding sequence ATGGACGATCGGGTGCCGCCTTACCGGGAACTTCCCGGGCAGAACCCTCCCCCGTCCCGATGGGCCGTTCCCTTCACCCTTCTTTTTTTCACCTCGCTGTTGATCGCCTTTTTTTTGCACTCTCCATTGGGAAAAGTGGAAACAATCGTCATTGAAGGAAATCGTTTGCTGAGCAAACAGGAAATCCTGGATGAAATCCGCCTGAAAAAGGGGGCTTCTTTTTTTCGATGGAATGCCCGAAGGGCGGAACAGGTCCTCGAGGATATGCCTGAAATCGACGATGCGACGGTGGACAAGTCCTTCCCGGGGACGATCCGAATCCGCATCAGGGAAAGCCGTCAGGTTGCCCTCTGGAAGCAGGAGGACAAGCTGGTTCCCGTTCTCGCCAACGGTCGGTTTTTGACGAAGCGCCCTTGGGGGGAGCGGCCGCCTTCCGTACCGGTCCTTTCCGATTGGGGATCGAAAATGGAGGAAGGGGCGGCATTGGCCCGGGAATTGGGGCTCCTGCCCCGGAACAGGCTGGAGGAGATTTCCGAGATCCGTCCCGGAGTGGATCCGGTCTATCGCGACGTGGTTCGCGTCCATACGCGATGGGGGCACGAAGTCCGGTTGAGAATCAAGGAGTTTCATAAGAAAATGGAGTTGTACTCCGACTTTCGCCACCATCCTCCAGGAACGCTTTATCTCATCGACTCGATTCGCTTTGTTCCGGAACGACGGGGAGGGGAGTAG
- the mraY gene encoding phospho-N-acetylmuramoyl-pentapeptide-transferase, with the protein MDIRIILITILVAFFIGVFLGPMFIPILKRLKFGQSIREEGPKAHLKKAGTPTMGGTIILTSIVLTALPFTNLIELEMVNADLFFLLFATLGYGIIGFLDDYIKVVMKRNLGLTARQKLLGQLFIGLVLFWVLLKVRVIEGDWNAISTIHIPGTDLEFWLNWLYLPLLMLMMIGSSNAVNLTDGLDGLLAGTAAIAYGAYAVIGLVQSNYTVAIFSAAVVGALLGFLVFNAHPAKVFMGDTGSLALGGGLAALAVITKTELLLLVIGGVFVLEALSVMIQVTSFKLRGKRVFRMSPLHHHFELGGWSEWRVVTTFWFVGFLFAGLGIYLEVFLR; encoded by the coding sequence ATGGATATCCGGATTATACTTATCACGATATTGGTGGCATTTTTCATCGGCGTCTTTTTGGGACCGATGTTCATACCCATTCTGAAGAGGCTCAAATTCGGGCAGAGCATCCGAGAAGAGGGACCGAAGGCACACCTGAAGAAGGCGGGGACACCCACGATGGGCGGCACGATCATCCTCACGTCCATCGTCCTGACGGCGCTTCCTTTCACCAATTTGATTGAACTTGAAATGGTGAACGCCGACTTGTTCTTCCTTCTCTTCGCCACGTTGGGTTACGGGATCATCGGTTTTCTTGACGACTACATCAAAGTGGTGATGAAGCGGAATCTGGGACTGACCGCCAGGCAAAAGCTGCTGGGACAACTGTTCATCGGATTGGTCCTCTTCTGGGTTCTGCTGAAAGTCCGGGTGATCGAGGGGGATTGGAACGCCATTTCCACCATTCACATCCCCGGAACGGACCTGGAATTCTGGCTCAACTGGCTGTATCTGCCGCTGTTGATGTTGATGATGATCGGTTCTTCCAACGCTGTCAACCTGACCGACGGGTTGGACGGCCTTTTGGCGGGGACGGCGGCGATCGCTTATGGGGCCTATGCCGTCATCGGTCTGGTTCAGAGCAATTATACGGTAGCCATTTTTTCTGCGGCGGTGGTCGGGGCGCTGCTCGGATTTCTCGTCTTCAACGCCCACCCGGCCAAGGTGTTCATGGGAGATACCGGCTCCCTGGCCCTGGGAGGAGGTCTGGCGGCCTTGGCGGTGATCACCAAGACGGAGCTCCTGTTGCTCGTGATCGGCGGCGTGTTCGTTCTCGAAGCGCTGTCGGTGATGATTCAGGTGACTTCCTTCAAACTCCGGGGCAAGCGGGTGTTTCGCATGAGTCCGCTGCACCACCATTTTGAACTGGGCGGCTGGTCCGAGTGGCGCGTCGTCACCACCTTCTGGTTTGTCGGATTTCTTTTCGCCGGGCTGGGCATCTACCTGGAGGTGTTTCTCCGATGA
- the murD gene encoding UDP-N-acetylmuramoyl-L-alanine--D-glutamate ligase, giving the protein MSSSPVRWEGRSVVVLGMAKSGIAAAKLLHSLGAKVLVNDRKQRSDCPEAEELERMGIRVILGGHPPNLLDGDVDLLVKNPGIPYRVPPVREAIRRGIPVVTEVEIAAQMIPSPIAAITGSNGKTTTTSLVGHMLSTGGLKARVAGNIGRALSELVGEAKPEEWLVVELSSFQLKGTETFHPRVAALLNIVPAHLDYHGTMEDYIASKMRLFQNQTAADEAILNRDCPTVREMASRLEARVRWFSRRSEVPCGAFVREGWMVLRTSEGEERTLLSVEELSLPGVHNLENALAAVTIASACGCPEEGMIEGLRTFRGVPHRLEYAGTVEGVRYINDSKATNAQAAIRALESFSEPIVWIAGGLDRGDDFAELVPHLARRVKGVVAYGEAGPRLLKRAEEAGVSRRRAAKDVMEAVELARRMADEGDVVLLSPACASWDLYTSFEERGDIFKEAVHRLVKKA; this is encoded by the coding sequence ATGAGCTCGTCCCCGGTCCGGTGGGAGGGCCGTTCCGTCGTCGTCCTCGGAATGGCCAAAAGCGGCATTGCGGCGGCAAAACTGCTTCATTCCCTCGGGGCGAAGGTTTTGGTCAACGACCGGAAGCAGCGGTCGGATTGTCCTGAAGCGGAGGAACTGGAGCGGATGGGTATCCGGGTGATTCTCGGGGGCCATCCGCCAAACCTTTTGGACGGGGACGTGGATCTCCTCGTCAAGAATCCGGGGATTCCCTACCGGGTTCCTCCCGTCAGGGAGGCGATCCGGCGGGGGATTCCCGTCGTGACGGAAGTGGAGATCGCCGCGCAAATGATTCCGTCGCCCATTGCGGCCATCACTGGCTCCAACGGGAAGACGACCACCACCTCGTTGGTCGGTCACATGCTGAGCACCGGCGGCTTGAAGGCCCGGGTGGCGGGCAATATCGGGCGTGCCCTGTCCGAGCTGGTCGGTGAGGCGAAGCCCGAGGAGTGGCTGGTGGTGGAGCTGAGCAGTTTTCAGTTGAAGGGGACGGAAACCTTTCACCCCCGGGTGGCCGCGCTCCTCAACATCGTTCCCGCCCACCTGGATTACCACGGAACGATGGAGGATTACATCGCCTCCAAAATGCGGCTTTTTCAAAACCAGACCGCCGCAGATGAGGCCATCCTCAACCGGGACTGCCCCACCGTTCGGGAAATGGCCTCCCGGCTGGAGGCCCGCGTGCGGTGGTTCAGCCGGCGGTCGGAGGTTCCGTGCGGGGCTTTTGTGCGGGAGGGATGGATGGTGTTGCGCACGTCGGAGGGAGAGGAAAGAACTCTCCTCTCCGTGGAGGAGCTCTCCCTGCCGGGGGTGCACAACCTGGAAAACGCCCTCGCCGCCGTGACGATCGCTTCCGCCTGCGGCTGTCCTGAGGAGGGAATGATCGAAGGGCTCCGAACCTTTCGCGGGGTTCCCCATCGACTGGAATACGCGGGAACCGTGGAGGGTGTCCGCTATATCAACGATTCCAAGGCGACCAACGCCCAGGCGGCCATTCGGGCCCTGGAGTCCTTTTCGGAACCGATCGTGTGGATTGCCGGAGGTTTGGACCGGGGGGACGATTTTGCCGAATTGGTCCCCCATCTGGCCCGGCGCGTCAAAGGGGTGGTCGCCTACGGAGAAGCGGGTCCCCGCCTGCTGAAACGGGCGGAGGAGGCGGGCGTTTCCAGGCGCCGGGCGGCGAAAGATGTGATGGAGGCGGTCGAACTGGCGCGACGAATGGCCGATGAAGGGGATGTCGTTCTGTTGTCCCCCGCATGCGCCAGTTGGGATCTTTACACCTCTTTCGAGGAACGGGGCGACATTTTTAAGGAGGCGGTGCATAGGTTGGTAAAGAAAGCTTGA
- the murG gene encoding undecaprenyldiphospho-muramoylpentapeptide beta-N-acetylglucosaminyltransferase: MKRILLSGGGTGGHIYPALAVANAVRRRYPDVKIAYIGTENGLEARIVPRSGDIAFYTVKIQGFKRSLSLDNLRTVSKFVRAVKRSKELLREFRPDVVVGTGGYVSGPAVFAAHRLDIPTLIHEQNVVPGLTTRFLARYADVTAVSFSSSEAYLEHAKRLVHTGNPRATEVIHGDAEKGRKSLGLEGSDKPIVLFVGGSRGARPINEAVMQMVPRMEELPDVHFVYVTGEIHFEEIQRRLDGRAPGNLRVVPFIYDMPDVLATTSLVVGRAGASTLAELTALGIPSILIPSPYVTNNHQEANARWLEEQGAARVILEKECTAENLWREISDIMKDPLKLRSMGDQAKILGRPKAAEVLVDELERICR; this comes from the coding sequence ATGAAGAGAATCTTGCTTTCCGGCGGAGGAACGGGTGGACATATCTATCCCGCATTGGCTGTTGCCAATGCCGTACGCAGGCGTTATCCCGACGTGAAGATCGCCTACATCGGCACCGAGAACGGTTTGGAGGCCCGGATCGTTCCCCGCTCGGGGGATATTGCTTTTTACACCGTGAAGATCCAGGGTTTCAAGCGATCGCTTTCCTTGGACAATCTGCGCACGGTCAGCAAATTCGTGCGGGCAGTGAAGCGTTCCAAGGAGCTTCTCAGGGAGTTCCGTCCGGACGTGGTCGTCGGAACGGGGGGTTACGTCAGCGGTCCGGCGGTTTTTGCCGCCCATCGCCTGGACATTCCCACCCTGATCCATGAACAGAACGTTGTTCCGGGCCTGACCACGCGATTTTTGGCGCGATATGCCGATGTCACCGCCGTGAGCTTTTCCAGTTCCGAAGCCTATCTGGAACATGCGAAACGCCTCGTCCACACGGGAAATCCCCGGGCGACCGAAGTGATTCACGGAGATGCCGAAAAGGGCAGAAAATCCTTGGGACTCGAAGGTTCCGACAAGCCGATCGTTCTCTTTGTCGGAGGAAGCCGGGGCGCCCGCCCGATCAATGAGGCGGTAATGCAAATGGTTCCGCGGATGGAGGAGCTTCCGGACGTTCATTTTGTTTACGTAACCGGTGAGATTCACTTCGAGGAGATCCAGCGCAGGCTGGATGGACGAGCTCCCGGAAATCTCCGGGTGGTGCCGTTCATCTACGATATGCCGGATGTCTTGGCAACCACTTCGTTGGTGGTCGGCCGGGCGGGTGCCTCCACTCTCGCCGAATTGACCGCCCTCGGCATTCCCTCCATATTGATACCCTCACCCTATGTGACCAACAATCACCAGGAAGCCAACGCCCGCTGGCTGGAAGAGCAGGGTGCCGCGCGAGTGATTCTGGAGAAGGAATGCACGGCAGAAAATCTGTGGAGAGAGATTTCGGACATTATGAAGGATCCGTTGAAACTCCGTTCGATGGGGGATCAGGCCAAAATTCTCGGCCGGCCGAAGGCGGCGGAGGTGTTGGTGGATGAATTGGAAAGGATCTGCCGCTAG
- the spoVE gene encoding stage V sporulation protein E translates to MSKNRTSPDFVIIIAILLLVTIGVIMVYSASAAYAHHNYGDSLYYAKRQLLFAAVGVFLMFLTAQVDPKLFVRWAKPGLLLCFLLLLVVLIPGVGILRNGARSWLGIGAFSIQPSEFTKLGMIAFLARYLSENASRLHSFFRGLLLPLSVIGAAFGLIMLQPDLGTGAVLVGTGIVMIFCAGARMKHLIGLAMVGLAGFAGLVLAAPYRIQRIAAFLNPWQDPLGAGYQVIQSLYAVGPGGLFGLGLGMSRQKHLYLPEPHTDFIFSILAEELGFLGAGTVILLFAVLVWRGLRVAIAAPDRFSALLAVGVSAMIAIQAIINIGVVTGAFPITGITLPFLSYGGSSLILTLTGAGILLNLSRTIR, encoded by the coding sequence ATGTCCAAAAATCGGACGTCTCCGGATTTCGTGATCATCATCGCCATTCTGCTTTTGGTGACCATCGGGGTGATCATGGTATACAGCGCCAGCGCCGCCTATGCTCATCACAATTACGGGGACAGTTTGTATTACGCCAAGAGGCAGCTTCTGTTTGCGGCCGTGGGCGTTTTTCTGATGTTCCTCACCGCCCAGGTCGATCCGAAGCTGTTTGTCAGGTGGGCCAAACCGGGTCTTCTTTTATGTTTTCTCCTGTTGTTGGTGGTGCTGATCCCGGGAGTGGGGATACTGCGCAACGGCGCCCGCAGTTGGCTGGGGATCGGCGCCTTCAGCATCCAGCCGTCGGAATTTACCAAACTGGGCATGATCGCCTTTCTGGCCCGCTATCTCTCGGAAAATGCCTCTCGCCTCCATTCCTTTTTCCGCGGTCTGCTTTTACCCCTTTCCGTCATTGGAGCCGCGTTCGGATTGATCATGTTGCAGCCGGATCTGGGGACCGGAGCGGTGCTCGTGGGAACGGGCATTGTGATGATCTTTTGCGCCGGTGCCCGCATGAAGCACCTGATCGGTTTGGCCATGGTGGGGCTGGCCGGCTTTGCGGGGCTCGTGCTGGCCGCTCCGTACCGGATCCAGCGGATCGCCGCCTTCCTCAATCCGTGGCAGGATCCCCTGGGAGCGGGCTATCAGGTGATTCAATCCCTCTATGCGGTCGGTCCCGGAGGGTTGTTCGGCCTCGGGTTGGGGATGAGCCGGCAGAAACACCTCTATTTGCCTGAGCCTCACACGGATTTCATTTTTTCCATTTTGGCCGAGGAGTTGGGTTTTTTGGGCGCCGGCACGGTGATCCTCCTGTTCGCCGTGCTGGTTTGGCGGGGCCTCAGGGTGGCCATCGCCGCACCGGATCGCTTCAGCGCGTTGTTGGCCGTCGGGGTGTCGGCGATGATCGCCATCCAGGCCATCATCAATATCGGAGTGGTGACCGGAGCCTTTCCCATCACGGGAATCACCCTTCCTTTTCTCAGCTACGGAGGGTCGTCTCTCATTTTGACGCTGACAGGGGCCGGCATTCTGCTCAACCTCTCCCGAACGATTCGTTAG
- the murA gene encoding UDP-N-acetylglucosamine 1-carboxyvinyltransferase, producing the protein MEQFVIEGGKPLYGTVRIHGAKNAALPILAATLLTGGIHEIHDVPRLKDIEVMGRILGALGARFSRAGTRIQVDASTLRTCHIPDVLMRQMRSSIFLMGPLLSRLGEVSVTRPGGCAIGSRPIDLHLYGLQSLGAHIEEKDGLIRCSASKLTGATIHFKTPSVGATENVMLAAVKAEGTTVIRNAAREPEIVDLQSFLNRMGADVQGAGTDTIIIHGVRELHPASHEIIPDRIVAGTLAVAAAAAGGEVTLTNTIPDHLRYTLHLLNKAGVSVSPDGDAIRIRSDGRHRAVGRIETQPYPGFPTDMQPQMMAFLCLADGTSVICERIFDARLKHVSELARMGADLTVEGNTVWIRGVPHLTGADVEATDLRAGAALVVAGLSARGVTRVGGVQHIDRGYEGLEEMLSSLGGRIYRNSRSDSD; encoded by the coding sequence TTGGAACAATTTGTCATTGAAGGCGGAAAACCTCTGTACGGAACGGTCCGCATCCATGGTGCCAAAAACGCGGCCCTGCCCATCCTGGCTGCCACGCTTCTGACCGGAGGCATTCATGAAATTCACGATGTTCCCCGGTTGAAGGACATCGAAGTGATGGGCCGCATTTTGGGAGCGCTGGGCGCCCGCTTTTCGAGGGCCGGAACCCGGATCCAGGTGGATGCATCCACGCTGCGGACCTGTCACATTCCCGATGTTTTGATGCGTCAGATGCGTTCTTCCATCTTTCTGATGGGGCCGCTGCTGTCCCGGTTGGGGGAAGTGAGCGTGACTCGTCCGGGAGGATGCGCCATCGGCAGCCGTCCCATCGATCTCCATCTCTACGGTTTGCAGAGCTTGGGGGCGCATATTGAGGAGAAGGACGGCCTGATCCGCTGTTCCGCCAGCAAATTGACCGGGGCGACGATTCACTTTAAAACTCCCAGCGTGGGAGCCACGGAAAATGTCATGCTGGCGGCGGTGAAGGCGGAGGGCACGACGGTGATCCGCAACGCCGCGCGGGAGCCGGAGATTGTCGATCTCCAGTCCTTTTTGAACCGGATGGGTGCGGATGTCCAAGGGGCCGGGACGGACACGATCATCATTCATGGGGTTCGGGAGCTTCACCCCGCTTCCCACGAAATCATCCCGGACCGCATCGTTGCCGGAACCCTGGCCGTGGCTGCGGCGGCTGCGGGGGGCGAGGTGACGCTGACCAACACGATTCCCGATCATCTCCGTTACACCCTACACCTGCTGAACAAGGCGGGTGTGAGCGTCAGCCCCGACGGGGATGCGATCCGCATTCGATCCGACGGCCGCCACCGGGCGGTGGGACGGATCGAAACCCAGCCCTATCCCGGTTTTCCCACCGACATGCAGCCGCAAATGATGGCCTTCCTCTGCCTGGCGGATGGGACCAGCGTCATTTGCGAGCGGATCTTCGACGCCCGACTGAAGCATGTCAGCGAGTTGGCACGTATGGGAGCCGACTTGACGGTGGAAGGCAATACCGTTTGGATTCGCGGGGTTCCCCATCTGACCGGTGCGGATGTGGAAGCGACCGATCTGCGGGCGGGAGCGGCTCTGGTGGTCGCGGGCCTGTCCGCGAGGGGAGTCACCCGGGTCGGCGGCGTTCAACACATTGACCGGGGATATGAAGGATTGGAAGAAATGCTAAGTTCCCTGGGAGGAAGAATTTACCGAAATTCTCGTTCCGATTCCGATTGA
- the murB gene encoding UDP-N-acetylmuramate dehydrogenase: MKPIVRELIDAGVRDVRVDEPLSQHTTWRVGGPADLFIYPRSKEELERAMHIVRKHGLPWRVIGRGSNLLVRDGGIRGVVFKIGEGLDGLSIDGTRVVAGGGCSLIKLSRQTARQGLTGLEFAEGIPGTVGGAVCMNAGAHGSETSRVLTSAEMILGTGERVVFSKEELGFRYRTSVLQGKVQGIVTEASFQLAYGDPQKIASEMARYRDRRKQTQPLQYPCAGSVFRNPPGDHAGRLIEASGLKGYRVGDAEVSTQHANFIINRGQATATDVLALIDHIVRTVEERFGVRLKTEVQVVGEADAPHS; the protein is encoded by the coding sequence GTGAAACCGATCGTCCGGGAATTGATTGATGCAGGGGTAAGGGATGTTCGCGTCGATGAACCTTTGTCCCAACACACCACGTGGAGAGTAGGAGGGCCTGCCGACCTCTTCATCTATCCCCGAAGCAAAGAGGAACTGGAACGGGCGATGCACATCGTCCGCAAACACGGACTTCCGTGGCGGGTGATCGGACGCGGTTCCAACTTGTTGGTCCGGGATGGTGGAATCCGCGGTGTCGTATTCAAGATCGGAGAGGGACTGGACGGTCTCTCGATTGATGGCACCCGGGTTGTCGCAGGTGGGGGCTGTTCGCTGATCAAGCTGTCGCGTCAGACGGCGCGACAGGGCTTGACCGGGCTGGAGTTCGCCGAAGGAATTCCCGGCACGGTGGGGGGCGCCGTTTGCATGAACGCCGGCGCCCACGGGTCCGAAACCTCCCGGGTTTTAACTTCTGCAGAGATGATCCTGGGTACGGGGGAACGGGTCGTTTTCAGCAAGGAGGAGTTGGGGTTCCGCTATCGAACGTCCGTGTTGCAAGGAAAAGTGCAGGGGATTGTCACGGAAGCATCCTTTCAGCTGGCCTACGGAGATCCTCAAAAAATCGCCTCTGAAATGGCCCGTTACAGGGACCGGCGCAAGCAAACTCAACCCCTTCAATATCCCTGCGCGGGAAGCGTCTTCCGCAATCCACCGGGCGATCATGCTGGGCGTCTGATCGAGGCATCGGGACTGAAGGGTTATCGCGTAGGAGATGCCGAAGTGTCGACCCAGCATGCCAACTTCATCATCAATCGCGGGCAAGCCACGGCAACGGACGTGCTGGCGTTGATCGACCACATCGTCCGTACCGTTGAAGAGCGATTCGGTGTGAGGTTAAAGACGGAAGTGCAAGTGGTGGGCGAGGCCGACGCTCCCCACTCCTGA
- a CDS encoding UDP-N-acetylmuramoyl-tripeptide--D-alanyl-D-alanine ligase has product MQETCHWIQKRVGGDWIGSVSDRHLLVDGVSTDTRMPMTNRLFVPLIGTRFDGHDFLADAVKQGAAAALWQRDHPHPEPSPIPLILVDDTLKALQELAAAVRREWEIPVVGVTGSNGKTTTKELISGVLSSRYRVHKTEGNLNNHIGLPLTLLSAPPDAEAAVVEMGMNHRGEIALLSRLAAPDIGVITNVGDAHLEFLGSREGIAEAKLEIREGMSEEGTLIIHGDEPLLTERIRPESRKVVRIGWGRENDDFPEELSVSEEGISFRSAAYGTRFELFLPGRHNALNALMAAAVGRSLGLSEEAIAEGLRRVRPAGMRLETVVAENGMRIINDAYNASPTSVRAAIDWLADLEPEKEKWVLLGDMAELGAEEERYHREIGRYAVAKGVRRVYTFGDRGKWVAEGAKEAGKGIRVEHFVSPEDAVTTLRDQGNEDVLLLVKASRMVRLERVVQDLMKRESSGT; this is encoded by the coding sequence ATGCAAGAAACTTGTCATTGGATTCAAAAGCGGGTGGGGGGAGACTGGATCGGTTCCGTTTCCGACCGTCATCTGTTGGTGGACGGCGTTTCCACCGACACGCGGATGCCGATGACCAACCGATTGTTTGTTCCCCTCATCGGCACTCGTTTCGATGGACACGATTTTTTGGCCGATGCCGTAAAGCAGGGGGCGGCGGCCGCCCTCTGGCAGCGGGATCACCCGCATCCCGAACCTTCACCCATTCCCCTCATCCTGGTGGATGACACCCTGAAGGCCCTTCAAGAGCTGGCTGCGGCGGTTCGCCGGGAATGGGAGATTCCGGTGGTCGGTGTCACCGGAAGCAACGGAAAAACGACGACCAAGGAGCTGATCTCAGGCGTCTTGTCTTCCCGGTACCGTGTACATAAGACCGAAGGGAATCTGAACAACCACATCGGGTTGCCCCTTACCCTGCTCTCCGCTCCCCCGGATGCGGAAGCGGCAGTGGTGGAAATGGGAATGAACCACCGGGGTGAGATCGCTCTTCTCTCCCGGTTGGCAGCCCCCGATATCGGGGTGATTACCAACGTCGGCGATGCTCACCTGGAGTTTTTGGGCAGCCGGGAGGGAATTGCCGAGGCCAAGCTGGAAATCCGGGAAGGGATGTCGGAGGAGGGTACGCTGATCATTCACGGGGACGAACCCCTCCTCACCGAGCGAATCCGTCCGGAGTCCCGAAAGGTGGTCCGCATCGGCTGGGGGAGGGAAAACGATGACTTCCCCGAGGAGCTTTCCGTATCCGAGGAAGGGATCTCCTTTCGTTCGGCGGCGTACGGGACCCGATTTGAGTTGTTCCTTCCCGGCAGGCACAACGCCCTCAATGCATTGATGGCGGCGGCCGTCGGCCGCTCTCTGGGCCTTTCGGAGGAGGCGATCGCCGAAGGTCTCCGGCGCGTCCGCCCCGCAGGGATGCGGTTGGAGACGGTCGTCGCGGAAAACGGAATGCGCATCATCAATGACGCTTACAATGCCAGCCCCACTTCGGTCCGCGCCGCCATCGATTGGCTCGCGGACCTGGAGCCGGAGAAGGAAAAGTGGGTGTTGCTCGGCGACATGGCGGAATTGGGGGCGGAAGAAGAGCGTTATCACCGGGAAATCGGCCGGTATGCCGTTGCAAAAGGCGTCCGGCGAGTGTATACTTTCGGCGACCGGGGAAAATGGGTTGCCGAAGGGGCGAAGGAGGCCGGGAAGGGGATTCGGGTGGAGCATTTTGTTTCGCCGGAGGATGCGGTGACAACGTTGAGGGACCAGGGAAACGAAGACGTGTTGCTTCTGGTGAAGGCCTCCCGGATGGTCCGCCTGGAGCGGGTCGTGCAGGATTTAATGAAAAGGGAGTCGTCGGGGACATGA